Proteins found in one Bremerella volcania genomic segment:
- a CDS encoding DUF1501 domain-containing protein: MNNSALNRREFLATGAAAASVAATPVWASSEGHRIQGQAEHVISIWLGGGMGQIDTFDPKRKGDPAKKQAGSYYDSIPTAVDGVELCEHLPKVASIMDRITAVRTVNHSVIDEHAAATNWMHVGRPVSGTVVYPSLGSIIAHERGAVSEAAPPYVLIGYPNSSRGPGFLGAQHSYLYLTETGRGPAGLSRPDAITPERQLRREKYLTALRGVQPKTMDARLRDYEAAAELSLRLSGPEFMKSFALDSEPAELRESYGGEFGQRCLLSRRLVQRGVRFIEVSHNLNFLNGAGWDVHNRGILDQHKLIREMDDAVSTLILDLENQKLLDKTLVVITTEFGRPPQFDGGGGRGHQSSAFTCVLAGGGLKHQGAYGVTDELSQKIVSDPVSVPDFFATIHASLGIDYAKSLYDGDRPVPITDGGKPIAKLFG, from the coding sequence ATGAATAACTCAGCACTAAACCGACGCGAGTTTCTGGCGACTGGTGCCGCTGCCGCAAGCGTGGCAGCGACTCCAGTGTGGGCTTCGTCCGAGGGCCATCGCATCCAAGGCCAGGCCGAGCACGTTATCTCGATCTGGCTGGGCGGAGGGATGGGGCAGATCGATACATTCGATCCCAAGCGGAAGGGAGATCCTGCCAAAAAACAGGCCGGTTCGTACTACGACTCGATTCCCACCGCTGTCGATGGCGTGGAACTTTGCGAGCACTTGCCGAAGGTTGCTTCGATCATGGACCGTATTACCGCGGTTCGCACGGTGAACCACTCGGTGATTGATGAGCATGCCGCGGCTACCAACTGGATGCATGTCGGCCGCCCTGTGAGCGGCACGGTTGTGTACCCATCCCTTGGTTCGATTATTGCTCACGAGCGAGGGGCCGTTTCCGAGGCGGCACCTCCCTACGTGCTCATTGGATACCCCAATAGTTCGCGTGGCCCGGGTTTCCTGGGGGCACAGCATAGTTACCTGTATCTTACCGAGACGGGACGTGGGCCGGCTGGTCTATCTCGCCCCGATGCCATCACGCCAGAGCGGCAGCTGCGCCGTGAGAAGTATCTGACGGCTCTTCGTGGCGTTCAGCCCAAAACGATGGATGCTCGCCTGCGTGACTACGAAGCAGCAGCTGAGTTGAGCCTGCGATTGAGCGGACCGGAGTTCATGAAGAGCTTTGCCCTGGATAGTGAGCCAGCCGAACTGCGGGAAAGCTACGGTGGCGAGTTCGGCCAACGATGCCTGCTTTCGCGTCGACTCGTCCAGAGGGGCGTACGATTCATTGAAGTATCTCACAACCTCAATTTCCTGAACGGGGCAGGGTGGGACGTGCACAATCGAGGCATCCTCGATCAGCACAAGTTGATTCGTGAAATGGACGATGCCGTCTCAACACTGATTCTCGACTTGGAGAATCAAAAGCTGCTGGACAAAACGCTGGTGGTAATCACGACCGAGTTCGGTCGACCTCCCCAATTCGATGGCGGGGGAGGACGCGGACATCAAAGTTCGGCATTCACCTGCGTGCTGGCCGGTGGCGGCCTGAAGCATCAAGGGGCATACGGCGTAACGGACGAGCTTTCGCAGAAGATCGTTTCCGATCCGGTCTCGGTGCCTGACTTCTTTGCGACGATCCACGCTTCGCTGGGGATTGACTATGCGAAGTCCCTCTATGACGGAGACCGGCCGGTACCCATCACCGATGGTGGTAAGCCAATTGCCAAACTCTTTGGGTAG
- a CDS encoding GDSL-type esterase/lipase family protein has product MKSALATLALCFVALVPTVTTAEPAYHVVQAELVKPRDGLGNVLAKLEAGQTVRVAYLGGSITAANGWRVKTTAWLKQKYPQATIEEIHAAIGGTGSDLGVFRLERDALRHKPDLLFVEFAVNDGGAPPDRIWKAMEGIVRQTWAANPKTDICFVYTFRVNYEEPLRKGECPQAASAMELLADHYGIPSVNFAKKIVELESDGKLIFQSDEPEDGKIQFSKDGVHPFDAGHEIYTEVLADAIEQMAANAHPVDHRAKLKDSFISDHWQAAKMVPISSDMLSGDWKALAEDSTLQKRFGNRMGQIYEAAEPGSKLTFRFKGSSAKLYDLLGPDGGQVVITVDGKPREKPVPRFDSYCTYHRIATLSLAGDLDPEKVHEVTIEIHPDQPDRQPVAFRLKNPEEELKTPKYQGTNVRASQILVLGDIVP; this is encoded by the coding sequence ATGAAATCTGCACTGGCCACGTTGGCACTTTGTTTTGTTGCTCTTGTCCCCACGGTCACTACTGCGGAACCAGCCTACCACGTGGTTCAAGCCGAGCTTGTGAAGCCTCGCGATGGATTGGGCAATGTGCTGGCAAAACTTGAAGCGGGCCAGACCGTTCGCGTTGCTTACCTGGGTGGATCGATTACGGCAGCCAACGGATGGCGTGTTAAGACGACGGCCTGGCTGAAGCAGAAGTACCCCCAGGCCACGATCGAGGAGATTCACGCCGCGATCGGTGGGACCGGGAGCGACTTGGGAGTGTTTCGCTTAGAGCGGGATGCCTTGCGGCATAAACCGGATCTTCTATTTGTAGAGTTCGCCGTGAACGATGGTGGGGCACCGCCGGATCGTATCTGGAAGGCCATGGAGGGGATCGTTCGTCAGACCTGGGCGGCCAATCCCAAAACGGATATCTGTTTCGTTTATACGTTTCGTGTGAACTACGAAGAACCACTTCGAAAAGGCGAATGCCCTCAGGCAGCCTCTGCCATGGAATTGTTGGCCGACCACTATGGAATTCCGTCGGTGAACTTCGCGAAGAAGATCGTGGAATTGGAATCGGATGGCAAGCTCATCTTTCAGAGCGACGAACCCGAGGACGGTAAGATTCAATTTTCAAAAGATGGCGTTCATCCTTTCGATGCTGGTCACGAGATTTATACGGAAGTGCTGGCCGATGCGATTGAGCAGATGGCAGCCAACGCCCATCCCGTGGATCATCGGGCCAAGCTTAAGGACTCGTTTATCAGCGACCATTGGCAAGCCGCGAAAATGGTGCCGATCAGTTCGGACATGCTCAGCGGAGACTGGAAAGCACTAGCGGAAGATAGCACGCTTCAAAAGCGGTTTGGTAACCGAATGGGCCAGATCTACGAAGCAGCCGAGCCAGGCAGCAAGTTGACGTTCCGCTTTAAGGGGTCGTCCGCCAAATTGTACGACTTGCTCGGCCCCGATGGTGGTCAGGTTGTCATTACCGTTGATGGCAAGCCCCGCGAGAAGCCAGTGCCACGATTCGATAGCTACTGCACCTACCACCGCATTGCCACCCTTTCCCTGGCCGGTGATCTCGACCCTGAAAAGGTTCATGAGGTGACGATCGAGATCCATCCCGATCAGCCTGATCGGCAGCCGGTTGCGTTCCGCCTGAAGAACCCAGAAGAGGAATTGAAGACGCCCAAGTACCAGGGTACGAATGTGCGTGCCAGTCAGATCCTCGTGCTGGGAGATATCGTCCCCTAG
- a CDS encoding DUF1559 domain-containing protein: MSLSLSRSRQAGFTLVELLVVIAIIGILIALLLPAVQQAREAARRMQCSNNLKQMGLACHNYMDISQGSFPPGSYYKLQSGQWDSHGWAVAILPFIEQNALYDQYNFSLNPLAAAHQDIRRTVVDGYICPSFNGAPKNSSSSLFSDGALFTYQGIAGVYFNDSSLDQNLPGNAGHGMITSNGVFRINGERRAADIVDGLSNTIMIGDFTHSDRTGVNSGFPGNVRVWITGTTSTVNGALYNVKIIYEDTINSRRDRNDGIAFNHLPFTSKHPGGANFAAADGSVHFLPETINFDVYRTVATINGGETHSIP, from the coding sequence ATGTCCCTATCACTCTCTCGATCACGCCAGGCTGGTTTCACGCTTGTCGAGTTACTTGTCGTCATCGCCATCATTGGGATTCTCATCGCTCTTTTGCTGCCGGCCGTGCAACAGGCTCGCGAGGCAGCTCGTCGTATGCAATGCTCGAACAACCTGAAGCAGATGGGGCTTGCCTGTCACAACTATATGGACATCAGCCAGGGAAGCTTCCCGCCGGGTTCTTATTACAAACTGCAATCTGGTCAATGGGACTCGCATGGCTGGGCCGTGGCCATTTTGCCGTTCATTGAACAGAACGCCTTGTACGATCAGTACAACTTTTCATTGAATCCCCTGGCTGCCGCGCATCAAGACATCCGTCGAACCGTTGTCGATGGGTATATCTGCCCCAGTTTCAATGGCGCTCCCAAGAACAGTTCGAGTTCACTTTTTTCCGATGGAGCGTTGTTCACTTACCAAGGTATCGCCGGCGTCTACTTCAATGATTCTTCCCTCGATCAAAACCTGCCGGGCAACGCCGGGCATGGGATGATCACGTCCAACGGCGTCTTCCGAATCAATGGCGAACGCCGCGCCGCCGATATCGTGGATGGGTTGAGCAATACGATCATGATTGGCGATTTCACGCACAGCGACCGCACTGGCGTGAATAGCGGATTTCCCGGCAACGTGAGAGTCTGGATCACTGGAACGACGAGCACCGTCAACGGCGCACTCTATAACGTGAAGATCATCTACGAGGACACGATCAATTCCCGCCGTGATCGAAACGATGGGATTGCGTTCAATCACCTTCCATTTACCAGCAAGCATCCCGGTGGCGCTAATTTTGCCGCGGCCGACGGCAGTGTTCACTTCCTGCCGGAAACCATCAATTTTGATGTTTACCGGACGGTTGCGACGATCAATGGCGGTGAGACGCACTCCATCCCTTAA
- a CDS encoding FecR domain-containing protein: MSEDNNNNERQVSDLVAALIDGSMTDEQFNRLDQLLKEDPAARQLYLDALQIHEDLPEIAFSASESPLAELPTRSAGANAQRQSGVALWQSGLAVAILLPIAFLVGAMLPWRASPVAQNSLSRVENSRSMRQPKQVDGVQFANLSHARFFGEMPPKVFSSPIHQRDYVLMEGMVELAFQKGASAIIEGPAVFRVESNEKLALDIGRCSVHAPDGAEGFQVETPEVNVVDRGTRFSVHVLEDNATEVQVVEGAADIYGKEKSPKSDVDGELSGLRLNSTDARRFSHVGPQVAVAVPFQADQYKRHLPDRVVAYEATLSEDGRADELVRVQVQRGGKRYHYAVEDLIGSQVTHFHAQESHGYLIGDSQLPAVHGSFASDRSIRTGIINIGGSRQPLTESPNLAVDDEAGQFGTPGMAIRFDGPVKNGPGADVVFFELQMFSNPLVGDAFHVSPLEFRDGLHSHTITSYDLTLESPEALQVRTLFLQKFEQVPRSLTQLEAFPSTPVVQAVKFHAIAVGIDLSDLGYEEGALVDGLFFQDALNDDDIVDPTFIAGLPEVES; this comes from the coding sequence ATGAGTGAAGACAACAATAACAATGAACGCCAGGTAAGTGATCTCGTCGCGGCTCTTATCGATGGATCGATGACCGATGAGCAGTTTAATCGGCTCGACCAACTGCTTAAAGAAGATCCCGCAGCGAGACAGCTTTACCTTGACGCCTTGCAAATCCATGAGGACTTGCCGGAAATTGCTTTTTCGGCGAGCGAAAGTCCATTGGCGGAACTCCCAACACGAAGCGCTGGAGCAAACGCCCAGCGCCAGTCAGGCGTTGCCCTCTGGCAATCGGGATTGGCTGTCGCCATTTTGCTGCCGATCGCTTTTTTGGTGGGAGCGATGCTTCCGTGGAGAGCAAGCCCCGTGGCTCAGAACTCGCTCTCCCGAGTAGAGAACTCCCGATCGATGCGACAACCGAAGCAAGTTGATGGTGTTCAATTTGCCAATCTGTCACATGCTCGTTTCTTCGGTGAAATGCCACCGAAAGTCTTTTCTTCGCCGATACATCAGCGCGACTACGTGTTAATGGAGGGAATGGTCGAACTCGCTTTTCAAAAGGGCGCTTCGGCAATTATTGAAGGCCCGGCGGTGTTTCGTGTGGAATCGAACGAGAAACTGGCTCTTGATATCGGTCGCTGCAGTGTCCACGCTCCCGATGGCGCCGAAGGCTTTCAGGTAGAGACCCCGGAGGTGAATGTCGTCGACCGAGGCACGCGATTCTCGGTTCATGTGCTGGAAGACAATGCTACCGAGGTTCAAGTCGTTGAAGGTGCGGCGGATATTTACGGAAAAGAGAAATCACCCAAGAGTGATGTTGACGGGGAGCTTTCTGGGTTACGTCTCAACTCGACGGACGCTCGTCGGTTTTCGCACGTAGGCCCTCAGGTCGCAGTCGCCGTTCCCTTCCAGGCCGATCAATACAAGCGGCATTTACCCGATCGCGTCGTTGCCTATGAAGCGACGCTGTCTGAAGATGGTCGCGCCGATGAATTGGTCAGAGTTCAGGTTCAACGCGGCGGGAAACGGTATCACTACGCGGTGGAAGATCTCATCGGTTCCCAGGTAACTCATTTCCATGCCCAGGAGAGCCACGGTTATCTGATCGGGGATAGCCAGCTTCCGGCGGTCCACGGCAGTTTCGCCTCCGATCGAAGCATCCGTACCGGCATCATCAATATTGGCGGAAGCCGGCAGCCGCTGACTGAGAGTCCTAATCTGGCCGTCGATGATGAAGCAGGGCAATTTGGTACGCCTGGAATGGCGATCCGGTTTGATGGGCCTGTTAAGAACGGTCCCGGCGCCGACGTTGTATTCTTCGAGCTTCAAATGTTCTCGAACCCGCTTGTTGGAGATGCGTTTCACGTCAGCCCCCTCGAGTTTCGAGATGGCTTGCATTCGCACACGATAACCTCCTACGACTTGACTTTGGAATCGCCGGAAGCTTTGCAAGTGAGGACACTCTTCCTGCAAAAGTTTGAGCAGGTTCCCCGTTCCCTTACCCAGTTGGAAGCGTTCCCATCGACCCCTGTGGTTCAGGCCGTCAAATTTCACGCGATTGCCGTGGGAATTGACCTATCCGATCTCGGTTACGAAGAAGGGGCTCTTGTGGATGGATTGTTTTTCCAAGATGCGTTGAATGATGACGACATCGTCGATCCAACGTTCATCGCGGGTCTTCCCGAGGTTGAAAGTTAA
- a CDS encoding sigma-70 family RNA polymerase sigma factor: protein MRITKQNEEFVRLYARDEGRLRRYVCALVPVMADVDDILQETAIALMRKFDQYDSTQPFFNWACRFALFEVLQHRKRAKTRGRHFSDEVVEAIAAEYQEHQQLSEQRRTALDACLRKLGDQDRRLVELRYFSEETVESLAQRIEEPVAKLYRSLARIRYLLATCVHKSLAAEGTR from the coding sequence GTGAGAATCACCAAGCAGAATGAAGAGTTTGTTCGGCTGTATGCCAGGGACGAAGGTCGCTTGCGGCGATACGTTTGCGCACTGGTGCCGGTAATGGCGGATGTGGACGACATTTTGCAAGAAACGGCAATTGCGTTGATGCGGAAGTTCGATCAGTACGATTCAACTCAACCATTCTTCAATTGGGCTTGCCGGTTCGCTCTGTTCGAGGTGCTTCAGCATCGAAAGCGAGCCAAGACACGAGGCCGTCATTTCTCGGACGAAGTCGTCGAGGCAATCGCGGCCGAGTATCAGGAGCATCAGCAGTTGTCGGAACAGCGAAGAACGGCCCTCGACGCATGTCTTCGCAAGCTAGGAGACCAAGATCGACGTTTGGTTGAATTGCGATACTTCAGTGAAGAAACGGTGGAAAGCCTGGCGCAGAGAATCGAGGAGCCTGTGGCGAAGCTATATCGCTCATTGGCTCGGATACGGTATTTGCTGGCCACCTGCGTACATAAGTCGCTAGCCGCGGAGGGCACCCGATGA
- a CDS encoding DUF1553 domain-containing protein encodes MNLIRPILVPCLLLVTWNVTIAFAEEPAASWEFGTEEETPLRSVGGVHRDVPGPRPPSFPDFPVNNTAVEFDGSGSRFVFSDPGKLSPFDFTNGDEITLEAWVNVRDLREGENTYVIGKGRTNRAGFARDNQNWALRIRRLDGKACVSFLFATPNSTEGQGHWHRWTSREGFIPRSGWHHVAATYRFGEPKSVGTWIDGQKVDGFWDMGGPTEDAPIVDDDEIWIGSSMGGAPTTSFRGGLDSIAIHREILSDETLKKRFRYEGKRTIIGPAPETMPELGFIPPNEVQVTFHDDFPAHDRWLMTDESFPEVTARWTGKSFLLDQLPVRYDDWGIRTAWKAPVVIRMAGNVMLPQGKHTLLLRARGMSRVWVDGKLIAKTAPLSGSPDGEEPITPVSPPPAPGHRPKWHRCQEVKASVSAEKSGPVRVVVEAIAGGKRFRAEPGELTVAISTDGEETFSILRPVNLASDPLPLTDSAVEAELDRISASMTRLNDRNRHLASAIQDQRWEQRHRMGRDWVDQNPQPGIPATSAGVKHPIDAFIVAWIEEVKAASGDSPMDESDHFHSKVLPILRSECFRCHGEKDKGGLSLNDRELAVLGGFSGEPAIKPGDPHASQMITRMRSKDEDTRMPPTGNPVSEEKIQILEKWITDGAKWPQPSLAEDRTTRASIVSDAAFIRRAYLDTVGVVPSEAEVSAFLKDASPDKREKLIDRLLADPRWADHWVSYWQDLLAENPTMINATLNATGPFRWFLYDSLVDDKGIDRMVTELMMMRGSGPEGGSAGFAQAAQNDAPLAAKGHVVASAFLGIEMQCARCHDSPYHSTTQRDLYSLAAMFARKSVTVPKSSTVPPGFFEAKERDSLIKVTLKPGEPVTPTWPFAELTGADDNEQLWTLMQNKEDSREKLATLITAPQNTRFAQVIANRVWRRLIGAGLVELPHDWEGNPPSHPELLEWLAKELVANDYDVKHLVKVIMTSELYQQEAIGENLTAEPSQRLFNAPERRRMTAEQIVDSLYAATGREMDVETMTIDPDGRRAAGSRNNFGTPHRSWMFVSLSNERDRPSLTFPYAAMVTEVLSAFGWSADRQAPKTDRETDPNVRQPAVMANSNLTINLTKAADGSALADLAVNAKSVDALIDSVFLRFLSRYPTDEERSLFHERLSEGFADRLVPPSEVVQPEPWERLPQVTWSNHLRSEANTIQQQHAQRVRQGPPADPRLQSDWRMRYEDFVWSVVNLKEFVWMP; translated from the coding sequence ATGAATCTTATCCGTCCAATCTTAGTTCCCTGCCTGCTGTTGGTGACATGGAATGTAACTATTGCGTTCGCGGAAGAACCTGCCGCGAGCTGGGAGTTTGGTACTGAAGAAGAGACACCCCTGCGATCCGTCGGAGGTGTCCATCGCGATGTGCCTGGGCCACGTCCGCCGAGCTTTCCCGACTTTCCAGTCAACAACACAGCCGTCGAGTTTGATGGAAGTGGTTCGCGATTTGTCTTTTCCGATCCAGGTAAACTCAGCCCATTTGATTTTACCAACGGAGACGAGATTACCTTAGAAGCCTGGGTGAACGTCCGTGATCTGCGTGAAGGAGAAAACACGTATGTGATTGGCAAAGGCCGAACCAATCGAGCCGGATTCGCACGGGACAATCAGAACTGGGCACTCCGCATCCGACGCCTTGATGGCAAGGCATGCGTGAGTTTTCTTTTCGCCACGCCGAATTCCACGGAAGGTCAAGGTCATTGGCATCGCTGGACGTCTCGCGAAGGTTTTATCCCTCGTAGTGGCTGGCACCATGTTGCGGCTACCTACCGGTTCGGAGAACCCAAGAGCGTAGGCACATGGATCGACGGACAGAAGGTCGACGGCTTTTGGGATATGGGTGGGCCAACCGAGGACGCCCCGATTGTCGACGATGATGAAATCTGGATTGGTTCATCGATGGGGGGAGCACCCACGACGAGCTTCCGAGGAGGGCTGGATTCGATTGCCATTCATCGCGAGATTCTCAGCGATGAAACGCTCAAGAAGCGTTTTCGGTATGAGGGCAAGCGAACGATCATCGGGCCGGCGCCGGAGACCATGCCGGAACTAGGTTTTATTCCCCCCAATGAAGTTCAGGTGACCTTTCACGATGACTTTCCTGCTCACGACCGCTGGCTGATGACGGATGAATCCTTCCCGGAAGTTACGGCACGATGGACAGGCAAGTCCTTCCTGCTCGATCAACTTCCGGTACGGTACGACGACTGGGGAATTCGCACGGCCTGGAAAGCGCCTGTCGTCATTCGCATGGCAGGCAATGTGATGCTCCCGCAAGGCAAGCACACATTGCTTCTGCGTGCCCGGGGTATGTCGCGGGTTTGGGTGGATGGCAAATTGATTGCGAAAACCGCACCGCTTTCCGGATCGCCGGATGGAGAAGAGCCGATCACTCCGGTCTCGCCGCCGCCTGCTCCGGGACATCGTCCGAAGTGGCATCGTTGCCAGGAAGTGAAGGCGTCCGTTTCGGCTGAGAAGTCAGGCCCGGTCCGGGTAGTCGTAGAAGCGATCGCTGGGGGCAAGCGTTTCCGAGCCGAGCCTGGTGAACTGACCGTGGCGATCAGCACCGATGGTGAAGAGACCTTTTCGATTTTGCGACCAGTAAATCTTGCGAGTGATCCGCTTCCTCTGACGGATTCCGCCGTCGAAGCAGAACTTGATCGCATTTCGGCTTCGATGACCCGACTCAATGATCGAAATCGTCACCTCGCATCTGCCATTCAGGATCAGCGATGGGAGCAGCGGCACCGGATGGGCCGAGACTGGGTTGACCAGAATCCGCAGCCAGGCATTCCAGCGACATCGGCTGGTGTGAAACACCCGATTGATGCTTTCATTGTTGCTTGGATTGAAGAGGTCAAGGCCGCCAGCGGTGACTCGCCCATGGACGAATCGGATCACTTTCACTCGAAGGTGCTTCCCATTCTTCGCAGCGAGTGTTTTCGTTGTCATGGCGAGAAGGACAAGGGTGGTCTCTCATTGAATGATCGTGAGTTGGCGGTGCTGGGAGGTTTCTCAGGCGAGCCGGCAATCAAGCCGGGCGATCCTCATGCCAGCCAAATGATCACTCGCATGCGAAGCAAGGATGAAGACACGCGAATGCCACCGACGGGCAATCCAGTGTCGGAAGAGAAAATTCAGATACTCGAAAAGTGGATTACCGATGGGGCGAAGTGGCCGCAGCCCTCGCTGGCTGAAGATCGCACCACGCGAGCTTCCATTGTCAGTGACGCGGCGTTTATTCGACGGGCATACCTCGATACGGTCGGTGTCGTTCCATCTGAGGCCGAAGTGAGTGCGTTCCTGAAGGACGCCTCTCCAGACAAGCGAGAGAAGCTGATCGATCGCTTGCTTGCCGATCCTCGTTGGGCCGACCACTGGGTCAGTTACTGGCAGGATCTACTGGCCGAGAATCCGACGATGATCAATGCTACCCTCAACGCCACCGGTCCGTTTCGCTGGTTCCTGTACGACTCGCTTGTCGATGATAAGGGAATCGACCGGATGGTCACCGAGCTGATGATGATGCGAGGTAGTGGCCCCGAAGGGGGCAGCGCTGGTTTTGCTCAGGCAGCCCAGAACGACGCCCCACTGGCCGCCAAGGGACACGTCGTCGCGAGCGCCTTTCTGGGGATTGAAATGCAATGTGCGCGTTGCCATGACTCCCCCTATCACTCCACGACTCAGCGTGATCTTTATTCTCTTGCCGCCATGTTTGCTCGTAAGTCGGTGACGGTACCCAAGTCGAGTACCGTGCCGCCTGGCTTCTTTGAGGCCAAGGAGCGTGATTCCTTGATCAAGGTCACCCTCAAGCCAGGCGAGCCCGTCACGCCGACGTGGCCCTTCGCCGAGTTGACCGGGGCAGATGACAACGAACAACTCTGGACCCTGATGCAGAACAAGGAGGACAGTCGCGAGAAGTTGGCAACGTTGATCACGGCACCACAGAACACGCGGTTTGCCCAAGTGATTGCCAATCGCGTTTGGCGCCGGCTGATTGGCGCCGGTCTGGTTGAATTGCCGCACGACTGGGAAGGGAATCCTCCGAGTCATCCCGAGCTTCTCGAATGGTTGGCGAAAGAGCTTGTTGCCAACGACTATGACGTCAAGCACCTGGTGAAAGTCATCATGACCTCGGAACTCTATCAGCAAGAGGCGATTGGCGAGAATTTGACTGCGGAACCCTCTCAGCGTCTGTTCAACGCTCCGGAGCGCCGCCGCATGACGGCCGAGCAGATTGTCGATTCGTTGTATGCCGCAACGGGACGTGAAATGGACGTCGAAACGATGACGATCGATCCTGATGGACGCCGCGCGGCAGGCAGTCGGAATAACTTCGGCACGCCGCATCGCAGTTGGATGTTCGTGAGCCTCTCGAACGAACGCGATCGGCCAAGTCTTACCTTTCCGTACGCGGCAATGGTTACCGAAGTACTGTCGGCGTTTGGATGGTCGGCCGATCGCCAGGCACCCAAAACCGATCGCGAAACCGATCCGAATGTTCGCCAACCTGCGGTGATGGCGAACAGCAACTTGACGATCAACTTGACCAAAGCCGCGGATGGCTCTGCCCTGGCTGACCTGGCCGTCAATGCGAAGTCGGTCGATGCCCTGATCGATTCCGTGTTTCTGCGGTTTCTGAGTCGATACCCAACGGATGAGGAACGCTCGTTATTCCACGAGCGACTTTCCGAGGGCTTTGCTGATCGACTCGTTCCGCCGAGTGAAGTGGTCCAGCCGGAACCATGGGAGCGTTTGCCTCAGGTCACATGGTCGAATCACCTACGATCGGAAGCGAATACGATTCAACAGCAACATGCCCAGCGTGTTCGCCAGGGCCCGCCTGCCGATCCGCGTCTTCAATCGGACTGGCGAATGCGCTACGAAGACTTCGTCTGGAGCGTCGTGAACCTCAAGGAATTCGTTTGGATGCCCTAG